A window of the Planococcus citri chromosome 4, ihPlaCitr1.1, whole genome shotgun sequence genome harbors these coding sequences:
- the LOC135844981 gene encoding zinc finger protein 184-like isoform X1, translating into MAMAMNNKIIKICEDEGTQPIVLPVDEADGSLPLSGLKKVVPKAIGLWYYTESDSIRGVKMTNGKFYPPFNGWGNAIYYCATLSETNADDNEADDSEDMGIVSIDNVRIPEKNDDTQSVDQNILRGIKKAVNSSSFTSFADDDKKIPTARRPHRCDICGTCFTQQSHMLRHRRIHTGEKPFACDTCSERFSRSDKLKLHIDRCHMAPIAMLDPPQNESASPIKEKREKKPRILDDAYDWSIRAPSASSSTSPNKTKHLTVRFKKTAKIDLDNGHDGYYSVVNMAEVEMEDDEPVSIVPVALAEIKSEPEESVHLQEPEFIDTSETASDEKPFRCEECCKPFAKKNQLHRHMRIHTGERPFQCEICMKSFTRVDALKRHMASMGHQKQKEQSDVDVEAVTEILIDTYPDILPNGMEIDPLIDESSDHQEVEIVEEDIDSETHCDVASFAQVTYSNLESANSVKQEPADETTTKTNCKKVSQGKENYCQQCNHAFTNKFNYNLHMESHKKVARTYKCTYCEYVFRRQSHLTRHILIHTGEKPFRCHLCEERFSRSDKLKLHVKRTHPGCFGNSVKPTIEIEHS; encoded by the exons ATGGCCATGGCGATGaacaacaaaataattaaaatctgCGAAGATGAGGGGACTCAGCCCATAGTACTCCCTGTGGACGAAGCTGACGGTTCGTTGCCATTATCAGGTTTGAAAAAAGTCGTCCCCAAAGCTATCGGATTATGGTACTACACGGAAAGCGATTCGATCCGAGGAGTGAAAATGACCAATGGCAAATTCTATCCACCGTTCAACGGATGGGGTAACGCAATCTATTATTGTGCAACTCTATCGG AAACCAATGCTGACGATAATGAAGCCGACGATTCGGAAGATATGGGCATCGTAAGCATCGATAATGTTCgaatacctgaaaaaaatgatgatactCAGTCAGTCGATCAAAACATATTACGAGGTATCAAGAAGGCTGTTAATTCATCTTCGTTTACTAGTTTCGCCGATGATGATAAA AAAATACCCACTGCCCGACGGCCCCACCGTTGTGATATTTGCGGAACTTGTTTTACACAACAGTCTCATATGCTGCGTCATCGGCGGATACATACCGGAGAAAAGCCTTTCGCTTGCGATACCTGCAGCGAGCGTTTTTCTAGATCTGACAAGTTAAAATTGCATATAGACAGATGCCACATGGCTCCTATAGCAATGCTGGATCCACCTCAGAACGAATCCGCTTCGCCTATCAAAGAGAAACGAGAGAAGAAACCGAGG ATCCTGGACGATGCATACGACTGGTCCATCCGAGCACCTTCAGCCAGCTCTAGCACTTCTCCAAATAAGACGAAACACCTCACCGTACGTTTcaagaaaactgccaaaattgACTTAGATAACGGCCACGATGGCTATTATTCCGTCGTGAACATGGCAGAGGTGGAAATGGAAGACGACGAACCCGTCTCCATAGTTCCAGTCGCGTTGGCCGAGATAAAGTCCGAACCGGAGGAATCAGTGCATCTGCAGGAGCCCGAATTCATCGACACTTCAGAAACGGCCTCCGACGAAAAGCCTTTTAGATGTGAAGAATGCTGCAAACCGTTCGCTAAAAAGAATCAATTACATAGGCACATGCGGATCCATACCGGCGAACGTCCGTTTCAATGCGAGATTTGTATGAAATCTTTCACTCGTGTAGACGCGTTGAAAAGGCATATGGCTTCGATGGGTCATCAAAAGCAGAAA GAACAGTCGGACGTTGATGTCGAAGCTGTTACTGAGATTTTAATCGATACTTATCCGGATATCTTACCCAATGGTATGGAAATCGATCCTTTGATCGACGAGAGCTCCGATCATCAAGAGGTCGAAATCGTCGAGGAAGATATCGATAGTGAAACGCATTGCGACGTTGCCAGTTTCGCCCAAGTCACCTATTCTAATTTGGAGTCTGCGAATAGCGTCAAGCAAGAACCCGCCGATGAGACGACGACCAAAACCAATTGCAAGAAAGTCAGCCAAGGCAAAGAGAACTATTGCCAACAATGCAATCACGCCTTTACGAATAA GTTTAATTACAATCTGCATATGGAGTCGCACAAAAAGGTAGCTAGAACGTACAAATGCACATATTGCGAGTATGTGTTTAGAAGGCAATCCCACTTGACCAGACATATTCTCATCCATACCGGAGAAAAACCATTCAGGTGTCACTTGTGTGAGGAGCGATTTTCTCGCTCCGATAAGCTCAAGTTACACGTCAAAAGGACGCATCCCGGCTGCTTTGGAAATTCTGTGAAACCGACTATTGAAATCG
- the LOC135844981 gene encoding zinc finger protein ZFP2-like isoform X2 encodes MAMAMNNKIIKICEDEGTQPIVLPVDEADGSLPLSGLKKVVPKAIGLWYYTESDSIRGVKMTNGKFYPPFNGWGNAIYYCATLSETNADDNEADDSEDMGIVSIDNVRIPEKNDDTQSVDQNILRGIKKAVNSSSFTSFADDDKKIPTARRPHRCDICGTCFTQQSHMLRHRRIHTGEKPFACDTCSERFSRSDKLKLHIDRCHMAPIAMLDPPQNESASPIKEKREKKPRILDDAYDWSIRAPSASSSTSPNKTKHLTVRFKKTAKIDLDNGHDGYYSVVNMAEVEMEDDEPVSIVPVALAEIKSEPEESVHLQEPEFIDTSETASDEKPFRCEECCKPFAKKNQLHRHMRIHTGERPFQCEICMKSFTRVDALKRHMASMGHQKQKSDVDVEAVTEILIDTYPDILPNGMEIDPLIDESSDHQEVEIVEEDIDSETHCDVASFAQVTYSNLESANSVKQEPADETTTKTNCKKVSQGKENYCQQCNHAFTNKFNYNLHMESHKKVARTYKCTYCEYVFRRQSHLTRHILIHTGEKPFRCHLCEERFSRSDKLKLHVKRTHPGCFGNSVKPTIEIEHS; translated from the exons ATGGCCATGGCGATGaacaacaaaataattaaaatctgCGAAGATGAGGGGACTCAGCCCATAGTACTCCCTGTGGACGAAGCTGACGGTTCGTTGCCATTATCAGGTTTGAAAAAAGTCGTCCCCAAAGCTATCGGATTATGGTACTACACGGAAAGCGATTCGATCCGAGGAGTGAAAATGACCAATGGCAAATTCTATCCACCGTTCAACGGATGGGGTAACGCAATCTATTATTGTGCAACTCTATCGG AAACCAATGCTGACGATAATGAAGCCGACGATTCGGAAGATATGGGCATCGTAAGCATCGATAATGTTCgaatacctgaaaaaaatgatgatactCAGTCAGTCGATCAAAACATATTACGAGGTATCAAGAAGGCTGTTAATTCATCTTCGTTTACTAGTTTCGCCGATGATGATAAA AAAATACCCACTGCCCGACGGCCCCACCGTTGTGATATTTGCGGAACTTGTTTTACACAACAGTCTCATATGCTGCGTCATCGGCGGATACATACCGGAGAAAAGCCTTTCGCTTGCGATACCTGCAGCGAGCGTTTTTCTAGATCTGACAAGTTAAAATTGCATATAGACAGATGCCACATGGCTCCTATAGCAATGCTGGATCCACCTCAGAACGAATCCGCTTCGCCTATCAAAGAGAAACGAGAGAAGAAACCGAGG ATCCTGGACGATGCATACGACTGGTCCATCCGAGCACCTTCAGCCAGCTCTAGCACTTCTCCAAATAAGACGAAACACCTCACCGTACGTTTcaagaaaactgccaaaattgACTTAGATAACGGCCACGATGGCTATTATTCCGTCGTGAACATGGCAGAGGTGGAAATGGAAGACGACGAACCCGTCTCCATAGTTCCAGTCGCGTTGGCCGAGATAAAGTCCGAACCGGAGGAATCAGTGCATCTGCAGGAGCCCGAATTCATCGACACTTCAGAAACGGCCTCCGACGAAAAGCCTTTTAGATGTGAAGAATGCTGCAAACCGTTCGCTAAAAAGAATCAATTACATAGGCACATGCGGATCCATACCGGCGAACGTCCGTTTCAATGCGAGATTTGTATGAAATCTTTCACTCGTGTAGACGCGTTGAAAAGGCATATGGCTTCGATGGGTCATCAAAAGCAGAAA TCGGACGTTGATGTCGAAGCTGTTACTGAGATTTTAATCGATACTTATCCGGATATCTTACCCAATGGTATGGAAATCGATCCTTTGATCGACGAGAGCTCCGATCATCAAGAGGTCGAAATCGTCGAGGAAGATATCGATAGTGAAACGCATTGCGACGTTGCCAGTTTCGCCCAAGTCACCTATTCTAATTTGGAGTCTGCGAATAGCGTCAAGCAAGAACCCGCCGATGAGACGACGACCAAAACCAATTGCAAGAAAGTCAGCCAAGGCAAAGAGAACTATTGCCAACAATGCAATCACGCCTTTACGAATAA GTTTAATTACAATCTGCATATGGAGTCGCACAAAAAGGTAGCTAGAACGTACAAATGCACATATTGCGAGTATGTGTTTAGAAGGCAATCCCACTTGACCAGACATATTCTCATCCATACCGGAGAAAAACCATTCAGGTGTCACTTGTGTGAGGAGCGATTTTCTCGCTCCGATAAGCTCAAGTTACACGTCAAAAGGACGCATCCCGGCTGCTTTGGAAATTCTGTGAAACCGACTATTGAAATCG